The Cannabis sativa cultivar Pink pepper isolate KNU-18-1 chromosome 8, ASM2916894v1, whole genome shotgun sequence genomic interval TCGTTTCGTCCATTCTTGGTCTCGGGGTGATCTTTACTCCTACCTCGCAAATCTCCACGGCCACACTAAGGTACTCTTGCTACATTCTTTACTTTTCACTGTTTTTGATTCTTGGATTGGATTCGTAGATTGGATTcatggattggattggatgatggTTCCTTCTTTCTTCCTTCTGGAAAATGTGGTATTGGCTCGTTATAGGCGGTGACTGGTATTGCTCTGCCTCATTCGAATTCTGGAGATAAACTCTACACAACAAGCTACGATGGTAAGCTTTACATTTGGGACTGCCACACTGCTAAAACAACTGCTGTCATCAATTTTGGAGTCCCAATTGGGTGTTTGATCAATGAAGGCCCTTGGCTTTTCATTGGTCTCCCAAATGAAATCAAGGTTTGGAACACTCAGAATAATGCTACCACTGGACCTGAAATTACAATCACTCTTGATGGAGAGGGACCTGTTGGTCAAGTCAACTGTATGACTGTTGTCAATGGTACTCTGTTTGCTGGTACCCAAAGTGGTCAGATATTAGCTTGGCAAGCTTCCTCTGATGGAGCTTCTCCTACTGCTAATCTAACCTTCATCCCTCTTGGTGTTCCATCTTCCATGAAACATGGAGGTCCAGTTGTGTGTTTGTGTTATGGTGGAAACAGACTTTTTCAGCTTCTTTAGACCACACAATCAAGGTAGTACATAtactcatataaatatatatatatatatatatatatattgcattacTTACTCTTTtacttgcatacatatataatcatatatattgtattgttTTGTAGGTGTGGGATCACAATTTACAATGTGTGGCCACCTTGAAAGGTCATTCAGATGGTGTCATGTCCCTTGCATTTTGTGGATATTATTTAGTCTCATCTTCATTGGATGGCACTATCAAAATTTGGGCTACCACTGAGAAAGGCCACGTAGAGACAGTCTATACCCATGAGGAAGGACATGTATGCATTCATTCATTCATCCTAATTAATCTATTACTTAGTACTACTAAttataattacaataataataataatatgtaatgATATGTTTGTTTCAGGGTGTTCTTGCACTTAATGGGATAACACTCCCTCCTAAGACTTGTGatgcaaaagaaaaagaagaatctGATGACCAAAACAACATTTTGCTTTGCTCTTGTAATGATAATTCTGTTCGTCTGTATGCATTGCCAAGCTTTGAAGAGAAAGGTAGATTCTTCACAACACAAGAAGTCAGGACAATTCAAAAGGGTCCAGGAGGACAGATTTTTACAGGGGATGGTTCTGGCCGTACTACTGTCTGGAAGATGAATCTTTAAGCCAAGCCAATCCAACCTCCTCATCATCAGAATTTAGAATACAATATTATTACATTGTTTGTTATTGACTATTGCTTGTATTTGAACTGTGTATACTAATTAATGAACAATAATTGTAAGTTTTGGGTTGGGCTATGCTTATGCACATGATTGGTGGTTTGAGTAGGTGCCAACATAGTTGAGATCTGCTCAAGGCTGCGATGATGCTTGCAACCCTCCCACCCCATTTTtccatatatattacattggTACTTTATTCTGTATTTACTGTGAGTTAATTATATGTAGTaataattcaaattcaaattcattCACTTGACttgagcattttttttttaatcacttGCTCTTATTCTCTAATAATAAGAACAAGTACACTAGAACTGCCATATATAGGGAATTAATTCTCTACAAAGCAGAATTTGTAATGAGCCTCAAAAACAAAATAGTCATTCTACCTGTTAATTCATAATGGATACATTTGTCATTAAGTGTGTTCACATTCACATATAGTCTTTTTTCATCACTTCTTTTTCCCTTATAAGCCAAGCCAGTCCAGTCCAAGATTTGCTCTGCATATAATAACTCTCTGTGTGTGGGAGTAGGACACCAGTTCTCTTGCACTAGTTttgcttaaaaaaattaaaaacaaaaacaatgttcattttatttcagcagCAATAATAGAAGATGACTTGAAAAATGAAGTTTTAGAACAAAAACTTATTTTGTTGAGAGTGGGATTTGAACCCACGCCCTTTCGAACAAGAACCTTAATCTGGCACCTTAGACCAACTCGGCCATCTCAACTTTTGGCtaaattttcatttaaattGCTATTAATTTGATAATCCTTATCTTTCATGATAAACATTTTAATAATCCTTGTTATAAAATatgatctcattcctaagtgaAAGCAGAAAATGTGATAATATATTTCTTGATTGTTTCCAGCAAACCAATCACTTTTAGACTTTACAAATTCATGTACTGTATTATAATTTACATTTTGGGTGGCCTTAATGATGTTGTAATTTTAAATTCATGATgcaaatatttttattgttatgaATAGCGAAATTGTGTTCAGAGATATATTAACAAATTggattattttgttatttattaagACATCATTCTAAATTTGAAGGAGAAATTTTGACgctaacaaaacaaaaatggaaataatttcaaagaaaaaaaaacaaaacaaaacaaaacagatgaaaatgaaaatgatccAGCATGACCATCCAAAATTCTATTCTAGTCATCCATGTTCTTCATGTATTCCTTTGAAAGTTTAGTCTCCATTATTAACTTCTGTTCTTTAATCAGAGAATAACCTGATTCAAGCAAGGCTTCTATTGTTTGCTGTTCATCAAAAGAAGGAAAATATTAAAGTCATCCTCACCCCTACTAAACACAAATTTCAAAACACATGTTGATTTTAGTAAAATTACCTTTGGAGGAGTAAAAACAGGAAGCTTTTCCAGCTTTTTTCTTTTGAGTAGTGTGTTGCCAAGATTTTCAACACCACCAATATCCTCTACccactaatataaaaaatatcatttaaagaAGAATCAGAATCAGACATATAAACATGCATGAAAAACTTGTACAAATTTGGTTATTCATAATGGATGCATTGCAATCTAGTAAGTGTATTGTATGTATCCATTAAAAAGGTTGCTTCTAGGAATTTCATATTAAGTCTCATTTTCTTTGACCATAATCCAAAAGCTCAAATTTACTGGTTGTCTTTTTTACCAATCAAATCCTCCATACATCATGTAAAATTTCTCACAAAATACTTTCATGATAGTTTATAAAGTATTAGTTGAAATCCTAATGTTTCTCTCTTGATCATTTTCTCACATTCTCAAACTATGTAGTAACAAATTTAATAAGACTCAGGTTATACTAGCTTAAAGTTACTGCGTCCTCATTTTGATCCAAGTTTAGTTTGTATAAAGATTCTATTAATAACTTAAGGGTTATTTGCGGCATAACCTCCTATAGTGGTCAGGTATTTGCAACTAacccccaattctaaaattttggtggtaaaacctccTAAACTGATATTCTGTTAGCAATTAGCCATTTCCGTCTATTTTTGGCTGTTAAATGCCATGTTGTACTATCCTACATGGACAATGTGTACACATGGAATAATtgtattggtccacgtaaataaatatttaaaaaaaaataaaaaattaattattttaattaaaaagtttttttttaaaaaaaaaatcaaataaaaaaatctttattttttcttaatacattttctattttttttttccagaacCTTCCATCGTCTTCTTCATCTCTctttcatcatcttcttctccaTTATCTCCCAACACCACCACCATTACTACCACTACCCACCATTATCAAAATCATCCACCAGGATTCAAACATAAACCCATATGTCAACACAAAC includes:
- the LOC133030174 gene encoding zinc finger CCCH domain-containing protein 48-like; its protein translation is MGITYLRRRASESVSGNVKSGSMEKVCKFWAEGRCVRGGRCRFVHSWSRGDLYSYLANLHGHTKVWDHNLQCVATLKGHSDGVMSLAFCGYYLVSSSLDGTIKIWATTEKGHVETVYTHEEGHGVLALNGITLPPKTCDAKEKEESDDQNNILLCSCNDNSVRLYALPSFEEKGRFFTTQEVRTIQKGPGGQIFTGDGSGRTTVWKMNL